In Paramormyrops kingsleyae isolate MSU_618 chromosome 5, PKINGS_0.4, whole genome shotgun sequence, one DNA window encodes the following:
- the LOC111833539 gene encoding erythropoietin receptor-like yields the protein MCRSAHSSRFNSLIKAKPSKGGRLLLFVCCLLVSLHTSLSSLHSKAHLLLAVEPENPKCFAEGMQDLTCFWEEENGGTKEHYRFTYTYQYTNENSSECNVSELPAGGNKTWYICRPPKVQHFVPLDIRVFREGRLIHNRSLLIDHVFLLDPPANMTVTRTGQQGQLRVSWQPVRLAYMDNSMTYQISHSASGSRVGKINTVRAGRDLLLQGLQPDTSYDVRVRVKPSGLSYSGYWSVWAPAVSMETPPADLDLLLLVLCLTISLVIILLSLILLLSHRRFLLKKLWPEIPSPANKFQGLFTVYGGDFQEWMGFNTSDVRWRSAALFMGENPSVLEVLCEARFRPPAGICSVSSGASDLLTEVDLEEDEMAGKASPRSMEVCMGRPHHLWPFEQLQLAQKQHPLHTGHPPLEPNDTYVSLNQNSQPEGQESGPLDDVSDESCPLRVLFTDSGTPVSCSEFGSLKQSSGRVSSQLSLDYPHWPVKGGGYVCMTGTDSGISVDYSPMGTGTSMTANMGRISANKYDFLPSRCPYSGQPVQSSC from the exons CACACCTGCTGCTTGCTGTGGAGCCTGAGAACCCAAAATGCTTTGCTGAAGGAATGCAAGATCTTACCTGCTTCTGGGAGGAGGAGAATGGGGGCACTAAGGAGCACTACAGGTTCACCTACACATACCAGTACAC GAATGAAAACAGCAGTGAGTGCAATGTGTCAGAGCTACCAGCAGGTGGCAATAAGACGTGGTACATCTGCAGGCCGCCGAAGGTCCAGCACTTTGTGCCCCTGGATATCCGAGTGTTTCGGGAAGGACGGCTGATCCACAACCGGAGCCTGCTAATTGACCATGTCT TCCTGCTGGATCCCCCTGCCAATATGACGGTGACGAGGACGGGGCAGCAGGGGCAGCTGAGGGTGAGCTGGCAGCCAGTCCGGCTCGCATACATGGACAACAGCATGACGTACCAGATCAGCCACAGCGCTTCTGGCAGCCGCGTGGGCAAG ATAAACACGGTGCGAGCTGGCAGGGATCTCCTCCTGCAAGGCCTGCAGCCCGACACCAGCTACGACGTGCGTGTCCGGGTCAAGCCCAGCGGCCTTTCCTACAGTGGCTACTGGAGTGTGTGGGCGCCTGCGGTCTCCATggagacgccccctgctg ATCTGGATCTGCTTCTCCTGGTTCTGTGTCTCACCATCTCTTTGGTCATCATCCTGTTGTCTCTCATCCTCCTCCTGTCCCATCGCCG GTTTCTGCTGAAGAAGTTGTGGCCTGAGATTCCCAGCCCTGCAAACAAATTCCAAGGTCTCTTTACTGTGTATGGTGGTGATTTTCAG GAGTGGATGGGTTTTAACACAAGTGACGTCAGGTGGAGGTCGGCTGCATTGTTCATGGGGGAAAACCCATCCGTACTGGAGGTGCTGTGCGAGGCCAGGTTCAGACCTCCAGCTGGTATCTGCTCTGTGTCATCTGGGGCCTCGGACCTCCTGACGGAGGTGGACTTAGAGGAGGATGAAATGGCAGGGAAGGCGAGCCCCAGGTCGATGGAGGTATGCATGGGGCGGCCGCACCACCTTTGGCCGTTTGAGCAGCTCCAGTTGGCGCAGAAACAGCATCCCCTACACACTGGGCATCCCCCACTGGAGCCGAACGACACCTACGTGTCCCTCAACCAGAACTCCCAGCCGGAGGGTCAGGAGAGCGGCCCACTGGACGACGTGTCTGATGAGTCGTGTCCTCTGCGGGTCCTCTTCACTGACTCAGGAACTCCAGTGTCATGTTCAGAATTCGGGTCCCTGAAACAGAGCTCAGGGAGGGTCTCCTCCCAGTTAAGCCTGGACTATCCCCACTGGCCAGTTAAGGGAGGGGGCTATGTCTGTATGACGGGGACCGATTCAGGGATTTCAGTGGACTACAGCCCaatgggcactggcaccagcaTGACAGCCAATATGGGCCGGATATCTGCCAACAAGTATGATTTCCTCCCGTCCAGGTGTCCTTACTCTGGACAGCCCGTTCAGTCCAGTTGTTGA